The sequence cagctactcaggaggctgaggtgggagaattgcttgaacccaggagacagagattgcagtgagctgagatcgtgccagtgtactgcagcctgggcgacagggtgagactctatctcaaaaaaaaaaaaaaaagcttttaatgtGGTGGTAGATTAATGGTGGCCCCAAAttcctttgcaatgtgactttgctgCATCTCACATCAAGAATTGGGGTCTCTTTCTctatcccttgaatctgggctggtctTGTAACTAGTTTTGACCAATAgatgtggcagaagtgatgtgTGAGTTCTGGAACCTAGTCCTTCAGAGGCCTTGTAGCTTCTGCTTTTGTCCCCTTGGAACACTCCCTGAGACCACCATGTGAGGATGAGGCCACACGGAGGAGCGCCAGCCAACAACCAGACATGCTGGTGAGGCCATTTTGCATTTTCCTGCTTGGCTCACCTGCCATTTGAGTGCAGCCACGTGAGTGAGCCTAGGTGAAAACAGCAAAGGAACTCCCAGCAAGCCCATAGAATCGTGAAaaagaacagtttttaaaagttatttctactgagtgtggtggctcacacctgtaatcctagcactatgggaggccaagatggaaggataacttgagctcgggaatttgagatcagcctgggaatcgtggtgagaccccatcattacaaaaaaaaagaaaaaagccaggctcagtggtgcacatcgtcccagctactcagtaggctgaggtgggaggatcacttgagcctcaggaCTTCGAAGCTGCACTGAGCCGTGATcatgtcagtgcactccagcctgggtgacagagcgagacccccgcctcttaaaaataaataaaaagtggctgggcgcggtggctcacgcctgtaatcccagcactttgggaggctgaggcaggcagatcacaagatcaggagatcaagaccctcctggacaacaaggtgaaatcccgtctctactaaaaaaacaaaaattagctgggcgtggtggcacgtatctgtaatcccagctactggggaggctgaggcaggagaatcgcttgaactagggagtcggaggttgcagtgagccaagatcgccactgcactccagtctggcgacagagcgagactccatctctaaataaataaataaataaataaataaataaatagtggctgggtgtggtggctcacgcctgtaatcccagcactttgggaggccgaggcaggtggatcaccaggagttcaagaccagcctggccaagatggtgaaaccctgtctctactaaaaatacaaaaaattagttgagcatggtggcactcgcctgtagtcccagctactcaggagggtgaggcaggagaatcgcttgaacccgggagagggaggttgcaatgagctgagatcatgcaactgtactccagcctgagtgacagagcgagactccatctcaaataaaataaaataaaaataaataaaaagttatctcAGGCCATTAACTTTGGTGGTGATTTGTTGTGTATCAATAGATAACGGATATAGAGGGTttcctactgtttttttttccctgtatgataaatatattttttgagacaggagcttGCTCTGAgcatcaggctggagtgtagtggcataatcttggctcactacagccttgatctcccagactcaagccacCTACCTACCTCAggctccgagtagctgggactacacaggtatgagctaccatgctcagctaattcttgtatttttgtagagatggggtctccccatgttgtccaggctggtcttgaacccctgggctcaagtgatcccacctgccttggcctcccaaagtgcttggattacaggtgtgagccactgcgcccagcctagataAATATAACATTGTAATGTGCCCTGTAAGTCCCTGTGTGTTCTGAACttaccccttccttccttccttccttccagacagagtcttgctccgtcgcccaggctggaatgcagtggtgcaatctcagctcattgcaacctctgcctcctgggctcaagtgattctcctgcctcagccttctgagtagctgggactacaggtgggtgtcaccatgcctggctaatttttatttttatttttattttttatttttagtagagataggttttcgccatgttggccaggctggtctcaaactcctgacctcaagtgatccaccagcctcagcctcccaaagtactgggattacaggcgtgagccaccgcacccagccattacCCATGTCtcactttctgttctgttcctcTCTAGACACTCTGGCTTTGGGTACTTTTGGCTTGTATGTTCTTTTCTGCCACAGGCCTTAGCATATGCTCTTAACCCTCTTGCTTAACCCTTATTAACACCTATTCATGCTTCAGCTCTCAGCGTAACCTCACCATGTCAAATAACCACTACAGACTCAGTAATACCATGTGCTTTCCTCTGGACTTTGGACAAGAAGTTTGTATTTATTTGGTGGTTCTGTGATTGTCTCTCTCCTCAGCAAGATATATGAAGGTTCTGAGTCTGGTTTTGTTCACCCTTGTATCCCTGTGCTATACCATAATAGGACTCAATAGACAAATACTTGCTAAATTAATGAATGAGGTGGGTGATAAATATGGCAAATGTCCATATACAAAGGAGGCGTGACAATAaaggaaggcttttttttttgtttttttttttttaaatcaaggcgTTTCCAAACTCTCTCTGAAGGTAATTCTAGGAGGaatggtgtttgtttgtttttaatattttgagcaATGGGACAGGTTCATTAAAATAAGTGTATAACCCTCTAAGATAACTATTTAAGGAGAATCCTATTTGGGATTGATAAATTCTCGTATGTTACAGAATAACTAATCATagtttagtaatatattttacttctttgtttccTCCACAGTCTTGCAAAATGAGTGGGAGATGATGGGGTGGATTTAAGTATTAATTAGTTGATGCAGTTGGCTGCTAATCCAGTAAATGGCATGCTGCTGACTTTTCTCTTTTGGAAATTGGTTTTACTTTGCTTGCCCAGCTTTTGGATCAAGGCGGGATGAGGACGGGTAGAAGGGAGATGGGCAGGTTGTATTTAAGGAAGGCAGAGCTCATCCTCCTCTACCTTGTGATCTTTAAGGTTGTAACTTTCCACCCAATTCTGTTCCAGTGAAATGATAacatctttccttctctctgtatTCCCTCAACCTCAGACCATTCTTCACTTTACCTCTCCACCAAATCACAAAGCCTCAACCTCAGAACAGCATCTCCCCCTCAGCCACAGGTTCCTTGGCATATGTGTGGGTGTCCAGCGAGAGAGAAATGAGAAGTACAAGGAACAAGTATGGCTAATATTActttaaatacaaacaaataaaggCAGATAGCTAAGTCTTTCATAGAAAGAGGAGGAACAAAATTATGAAGCCAGATTTCTGGGTTCTAAGGAATGTGGTAGCTGAAGGAAGAAAACTGGGGCCTGGGGTATCTGGTGTCTTGGTCCTTGATGAGAACAGTGACTAGGAGCCCGATGCCTGGGTCACCAAGGTGAATGAGCAATGGAGAGAAAGCTAATGCTAGCAGATTTCTAATGTTAGGGGGCGAGAGGGCCAGACAAGTGAGACTGTGACCCTAACCTCCCAAGCCCCTGCAACTTTAGACACTGTGAGGATCAAGCTGAGGTTTATTTACAGTTACCTGGGAAGTCTTACAGAGAAGGGGCCATCATTATTGCTTTAGGTTTATTGCCAGGAGGAAGACTGCAGTTCCCCACTGCCAGGTAGGAGGCCCTGCTCAAGGCTCAAAAGTCTATACCCAgacgttttatttatttattttttttaaatcaaggcgTCCCTGCCCGTGACGGAAAGGCTGTCACTAATTCCTGCCAAGAACAGCCCAACTGTTTTCCAAGGACCACCCCGGCCACTTTCACCAGACTGCAGCGTAGATGTGCTATTACATTTCCCTCTACCTTTGTCAGTGCTGTGCCACTGTAGACCCCACCCTGACCGCCCTCCTCCACCTctgggctgggaggcagggtCCTGGTTTCCCAAAGATTATCATTTACTTCCTGCCAGGACCAGCCTGGCTTCCTTCGTACCGAATACGCTAAGAGCCCCATTTCCTATGTTCCAGATGACATCACAACTCACTCACTAGGTTATTACCCTTTGATGACATTTCAAGGGCCCCTTTTGAGGTACACTGTATGTTTCTTGTATgtgctgggtttttgtttttgttttcttttctgggcCTCGGGAATAAGGGGAGGAGAGTAGGGAGCGAGACGAAGTGGCAGAGAGCCGACGGCGAGTAGCTCATGCCCGGGATTTGCAAGAAGGGCCTAGAAAGACGCAGCAGGGGGCGGGCGTGCTACTTTCTCTCTCGACCCCACTGCAAAAGGATATGGCTTTGTTCATGCGTATCACTACTCGAAGCCGGGACTCGTTGGTGGGCGGGGCTAGTCTGGCTCCGGCCGCTGCGTGGAGGGATCCGGAGCGGGAGAGGCGGCTGCGAGGAGCGGGGCTCGGGCGGGTGCAGCGACACCGGGTTGGGTCCCTGCGCCCGCGACAGACTACTTCTTGGAATGCGGCTTGTTTCCCAGGAGCCCGTCTATTTCCATCACTGTCTGCGGGGTCAGCTGGCTCAGCACCTGGAGGAGAGTGGGACGGTGGCGACGGCAGCCCATGCTGGGTCACTGAGAAAGGGCATGGGGTTCCAGTAGCCGGGGAAGCACCACAGTGGGGTCAAGTGGCAAGGCAAGAGCCGCAGCTGTGCCGGTGCCTCGCTTTCCGGCCCTGGGACCTCTCACCTGCAAAGTGAGGACTTTGTAGTGGGTGACCTGATAGAGCCATCCTGGGTTGGATAGCGTGGCTTTGACTCCTGGGGAGGGGGACAGATAGGCTCTGCCTCTGAGTCCCCGGCTCACCTGTAGCGCGCCCAGGTGTTCTATCAACTGCTCCGCACTCGACACCCCCAGCAAGACAGAGCTGACACCCTCACTGCGGAGACACCACGCTGGGgccagaggaggaaaaaaagaggacTGATGGGGAACAGTGACCACATAGATTTCAGAAGTGTCTCTGAAGACAAGCGTCCTCCCTAGGGACAAACCAGTTTTAGGATGGGCTTGGGAGCATGTCAGGAGGAGACAGGGCCCCTGCAGGGTGCAATGTCTCACCAATAGCAAGCTGGGCCACGGTGCAGCCCAGCTGGTGAGCGACAGGAAGAAGGTCCATGACTTTGGCTTGTTGCTTCTTGCCATCTTCACTCTGCACTTTGTCCTTGAGCCACTGGTAGCCCTGGAGGCCAAGAAGAATCAACAGAAGACCccgccatcaccaccaccaccaccacactcacAAAGCAGCCCCCCGTAACTCCCCCCAAAGCAGCCCATATAGCCCAGTCCTGCCATCGAGAGCCCCCAGATCTCACCTTGATGGAGGCCCTGCAAGTATCTGGGACTCGCCCATCATACTTGCTAGTAATGAGACCACAGGCTAGAGGGTACCAAGTGACTGATCCAACTCCTAAGGGAAGAACACTGGGTGTCAGGAAAAGGACCTAGCCATGGATGAGGCTAAGGTAAAGGCAGGGATGAGGGCTGCAAACCAATCTTGTGGTAGAGCTCTGGCAGCTGCATCTCCACCTTCTCCCTCTGAAACAGATGGTGCTCCGCTTGTTCACACACTGGAGGAATCAGATTGAACTGTCTGGCCATGGAGTAGGCCTCCTGGGTTGGGGTTGGGGAAAAGAAAGTGGTCAGAGCACTACTTCCGttttcttctctgccttctccccCAGTGCAGTGGGCTTTGGAGTAACCACGTGAAAAGTGGGAACCAGTTGTGGGACAGGGGCAAGGTGGGGTCACACACTCACCATGATTTCTGCAGCCCCCCATCGGGATGTCCCCCAGTATAGGGCCAGGCCCTGGTTGATGACATAGGTCATGGCTCGCACAATCTCTAGGTACACAGGAGAGGGAAAGCCTTACTGTCAGAGCCCTGGAATCTAAGACTCCAGATTTGCAGACCTCCACCTGCCCCACCAAGGCCCCAGGCAACTCTATGGAGTCATGAAAGTTAATATCTACTCTTTGCCTCTCTTCCTGTCCACATCCTGGAGTCTCAGCCTCCACTGTGGAGTTTTGGAGGCCTTCTGAGCAGGGGCTGGCTTCCTGCTGAGGGTTTGAGGAAGTgctcaatttttgtattttagattttttgagacagggtctcactctgtcactcaggatgtagttcagtggtgcaatcatagctcactgtggcctcaaactcctgggcttgaatgatcctcctgcctcagcctcctgaacagctgggagtacaaggcacacaccaccacagccagctaattttaaaacattttttgtagagacagggtcttgctatgttgcccagactgttctcgaactccaggccccaagtgatcctcctgccttggcctcccaacgtcctgggattacaggaatgagccaccgcacccagcaaggAAGTGCTCAGTTTTGAAGGACTGTAAGGTTTGGGGGTGCTGCTTTTACCCTCCATAGGACAGTTGGGGTCTGAGCGATTGGCAAAGACAATGTCCACGTATCCCAGCTGGAGGCGTTCCAGGGATCCTCGCAAGCCTGGAGGTGGGGTAGGGAGAAGAAAATAAGCACCTCAGCTTCAGTGTACTAAGAATGCAGgccaccaggcgtggtggctcatgcctgtaatcccagcactttgggaggccgaggtgggcggatcacctgaggtcaggagtttgagaccagcctggctaacgtggtgaaaccccatttctactaaaaatacaaaaaattagccaggcgtggtggcgtgtgcctgtaatcccagttactcgagacgctgaggtaggagaatcccttgaacccgggaggaggaggttgcagtgagccgagatcgtgccattacactccagcctggacaacaagagtgaaactccgtctcaaaaaaaaaaaaaaaaaaaaaagaattcagaccTTGCCCCCTTGCCATGGCCACCTAAATCCCTATTCAAAGCCTCCAGAAGTTCAGAGAATGTTCCCTACTCCTCTGGCTTCCATATCCCCTCACTTTGGGTTTCCAGCCCCTAACTCTCACCCTCAATGATGTGCTTTCGGCTTAAACCTCGCTCGGTTTCTGCCCTGTAGGAAAAGGTAAGTCAAAGATGAGATGTGACAAAGATAGGGGACCGGGGCTGGCTTGGAGCCATAAGGAAATGGGATTGCACGAGTCTTCACAGGCATGGTGCGGACCTGGTGCAGGATagctgtccccacccccaccccatacaCCTTCACACATTCTTTGTAGGCCTTCTCCACAATCGCAGTGGGGCAGCCACTTACTGTCCTCCCCAAAAAATCTTGGTAGTGATGACATAGCTTGATCTCCTGGAAGAATAGAAATGGGAGAACCAGTAAGAAAAGGATTTTTGGGTGATCACATCCCCAGCAACCCCCCAAAACAGTCTCACCTCCAACCTTTGCTCTTGAGGATGTTCCCTAGGGTTCTTTCAGCCCTAAAAGAAACATAAGGCAGAGCCACTGATCCCTTCTAGGCCAATcaattccttcctctcctccccacctttTCCTCTCTTGCAAAGTAGGATATAAACCAGGAGTCCATTTCAGCTCACAGCCCCATCCTGGACAAAATAAGAGGTCTGTTGGAAGGAACTAGGGGTGTAGTTGTATAGTTTTCATCacatattcaacaaatatctgttgtGCATTAGCTGTGTACCAAGCCCTGCTGTGGGTGCCAAAAAGATAGAATAGGATGAGGGGAGAGGGGCCAACTATGGTGGAGCCAGGAAGGACACTGCCTTGTCTGGCTTCAACTATCTGGGTTGCCCTCCTCCTTCTTTGAGCCTCTGCAAAATCCCACCCGTCCTCCAAAGCTCAGCTCAAATTCTGCCTCATCCATAATGTGTTCTCTGAGTGCCACAATCTATGGTCCAGCCTTCTGGTCAGCTTCCACAGAATTGGCTACATAATTTAGCATAAAATTATGAGCTCACTTATGACAAGTCTTAAGTTGTCATGGTGGACTGTTACTGAAATGTTTTACCGTTGTTTAATCTTTCCTattgccctttttttttcctttaaccaCTTAGACTGTGTGCACTTTCGCAGACATGTTGATTCTTCCCAGAAgcagcacctgctctgtgccaggctctgtgtgggTACTTGGGGAAGAGCAAGACAAGTTCCATGGAAGGAGGCCTCTGACTTGAGCAGCTAATATAGCTGCATAAACCACGAATTGCGTGTCAGAAGGCAGTCCACAGTGCTTTAGGAGCtcatggtgggggagggggtgaccAACTCTGGGGAGTTGGGCAAAGTTCTTGAAGGAGCGGACACTCGGGTCAAGTCTTGAAGATGAGCAGAAGTGTTTGCTAGATGGGGAAGAGGCAGGGTAGGTCATCCTAGGTTTTCCCTGCTCCTAGTGTGAAACGGCATGATGTGTTTGAAAATTCATCTTTGTAGTTGCACATAACTAATGCCTCAGATATATTTGTTGCCTTTATTTAATGTAGCTGCACAGTACGCCCATTGACTTCTAAGCCAGAGAGGGACTAATGTTGGGACTGTAGCTCCTACAGTGCTTTCGGGTCCCTCCGCCAAAAGGTTGGAACTTCACGTTCTCAGAAGTCCCAGGGTTCTTTAGAGGGAAAACGAGAAGATAATCCCTGGGGtcctctcagccttccaaatggAGCTTAGCTCTTTCACCCCAGTCCTTACTTTCCTGCTGCGTACACTTCGGCGGTGTCAAACAGGTTTACACCATGCTCATAGGCTACAGTCAGCACATCCTCTGCTGtctagggaggtgaaagaggtAAAGATCAACTACTGCTCCTCAGTTACCTCCCTCACTGTACTCTAACCCATCACATCTCAGCCCTGGGTTCTCTagtctctcccctctccccatcctccagcctcagatcCCTCATTCCCTGTGCTTGTTGTCCAAACCCCTATCCAGGTTCACTTCCCTTTTTTCAAGttccctcacccccaccaccctGATTCTAGGTCCGATAACTTATACCTCATCTGAGATCTGAGAACCAAATGTGACCCAGGTACCTGCAAGAGAGAAGCCAGGCACATGAGAACTGCAGGGGGCAGACCATGAAAGAATGCCCTCCTTTCCTTAATCCCTATTCTGACTCACCTAGGCCAAGACAGGATACCCGAAGACCAGACTTCCCTAGGTTCCTGCAAGATACAGAAGCAGCGGGAAGGGGTGGAGCCTCCATTATGGACTTAGATTATCAGCCCCCAGCTCCTCTCCTTCCAGACTGAGAAGCCCTCAGGTGTCTCAGTCCAAAGAAATTAGACCCAGTGGGCCTATAAGATTGGGCAAGTGCTATCTCCAGAGCAGAGGTCCTAGGAATTTTCTCAAAAGGACAAGTGAACCATATGTGACTGTTCCTCTGGAGCCACTGTCCAGAGTCTCCATTCCCTCTTATCACATTGAAGACGTGCAGTCTGGTTTGTCCTTCTTCTGGGGTCTTGTCTGTGTTTGAGTCATCTGTGGGTTGTGTGCAGTGAGGGGCTGGGAGGAATTTTGTTTGATTGTGGTGAGTTTGTGAGACCAGGCCCTCAGGCAGAGTGCTGTGCCAAATGGTAGATGGCAGGTTGGAAGAGGTAAACCAAGTCAAGTTCAGGCATTCAGACAGACAGGGGTCCCTGGC comes from Homo sapiens chromosome 17, GRCh38.p14 Primary Assembly and encodes:
- the KCNAB3 gene encoding voltage-gated potassium channel subunit beta-3 isoform X3, coding for MQVSIACTEQNLRSRSSEDRLCGPRPGPGGGNGGPAGGGHGNPPGGGGSGPKARAALVPRPPAPAGALRESTGRGTGMKYRNLGKSGLRVSCLGLGTWVTFGSQISDETAEDVLTVAYEHGVNLFDTAEVYAAGKAERTLGNILKSKGWRRSSYVITTKIFWGGQAETERGLSRKHIIEEIVRAMTYVINQGLALYWGTSRWGAAEIMEAYSMARQFNLIPPVCEQAEHHLFQREKVEMQLPELYHKIGVGSVTWYPLACGLITSKYDGRVPDTCRASIKGYQWLKDKVQSEDGKKQQAKVMDLLPVAHQLGCTVAQLAIGAEPADPADSDGNRRAPGKQAAFQEVVCRGRRDPTRCRCTRPSPAPRSRLSRSGSLHAAAGARLAPPTNESRLRVVIRMNKAISFCSGVERESSTPAPCCVFLGPSCKSRA
- the KCNAB3 gene encoding voltage-gated potassium channel subunit beta-3 isoform X1, whose protein sequence is MQVSIACTEQNLRSRSSEDRLCGPRPGPGGGNGGPAGGGHGNPPGGGGSGPKARAALVPRPPAPAGALRESTGRGTGMKYRNLGKSGLRVSCLGLGTWVTFGSQISDETAEDVLTVAYEHGVNLFDTAEVYAAGKAERTLGNILKSKGWRRSSYVITTKIFWGGQAETERGLSRKHIIEGLRGSLERLQLGYVDIVFANRSDPNCPMEEIVRAMTYVINQGLALYWGTSRWGAAEIMEAYSMARQFNLIPPVCEQAEHHLFQREKVEMQLPELYHKIGVGSVTWYPLACGLITSKYDGRVPDTCRASIKGYQWLKDKVQSEDGKKQQAKVMDLLPVAHQLGCTVAQLAIGAEPADPADSDGNRRAPGKQAAFQEVVCRGRRDPTRCRCTRPSPAPRSRLSRSGSLHAAAGARLAPPTNESRLRVVIRMNKAISFCSGVERESSTPAPCCVFLGPSCKSRA
- the KCNAB3 gene encoding voltage-gated potassium channel subunit beta-3 isoform X4; this translates as MGVAGQPTPSAFLSGPLRLLEMAAKTPSNFTKNLGKSGLRVSCLGLGTWVTFGSQISDETAEDVLTVAYEHGVNLFDTAEVYAAGKAERTLGNILKSKGWRRSSYVITTKIFWGGQAETERGLSRKHIIEGLRGSLERLQLGYVDIVFANRSDPNCPMEEIVRAMTYVINQGLALYWGTSRWGAAEIMEAYSMARQFNLIPPVCEQAEHHLFQREKVEMQLPELYHKIGVGSVTWYPLACGLITSKYDGRVPDTCRASIKGYQWLKDKVQSEDGKKQQAKVMDLLPVAHQLGCTVAQLAIGAEPADPADSDGNRRAPGKQAAFQEVVCRGRRDPTRCRCTRPSPAPRSRLSRSGSLHAAAGARLAPPTNESRLRVVIRMNKAISFCSGVERESSTPAPCCVFLGPSCKSRA
- the KCNAB3 gene encoding voltage-gated potassium channel subunit beta-3 isoform X6 — protein: MQVSIACTEQNLRSRSSEDRLCGPRPGPGGGNGGPAGGGHGNPPGGGGSGPKARAALVPRPPAPAGALRESTGRGTGMKYRNLGKSGLRVSCLGLGTWVTFGSQISDETAEDVLTVAYEHGVNLFDTAEVYAAGKAERTLGNILKSKGWRRSSYVITTKIFWGGQAETERGLSRKHIIEEIVRAMTYVINQGLALYWGTSRWGAAEIMEAYSMARQFNLIPPVCEQAEHHLFQREKVEMQLPELYHKIGVGSVTWYPLACGLITSKYDGRVPDTCRASIKGYQWLKDKVQSEDGKKQQAKVMDLLPVAHQLGCTVAQLAIAWCLRSEGVSSVLLGVSSAEQLIEHLGALQVLSQLTPQTVMEIDGLLGNKPHSKK
- the KCNAB3 gene encoding voltage-gated potassium channel subunit beta-3 — translated: MQVSIACTEQNLRSRSSEDRLCGPRPGPGGGNGGPAGGGHGNPPGGGGSGPKARAALVPRPPAPAGALRESTGRGTGMKYRNLGKSGLRVSCLGLGTWVTFGSQISDETAEDVLTVAYEHGVNLFDTAEVYAAGKAERTLGNILKSKGWRRSSYVITTKIFWGGQAETERGLSRKHIIEGLRGSLERLQLGYVDIVFANRSDPNCPMEEIVRAMTYVINQGLALYWGTSRWGAAEIMEAYSMARQFNLIPPVCEQAEHHLFQREKVEMQLPELYHKIGVGSVTWYPLACGLITSKYDGRVPDTCRASIKGYQWLKDKVQSEDGKKQQAKVMDLLPVAHQLGCTVAQLAIAWCLRSEGVSSVLLGVSSAEQLIEHLGALQVLSQLTPQTVMEIDGLLGNKPHSKK
- the KCNAB3 gene encoding voltage-gated potassium channel subunit beta-3 isoform X7, encoding MGVAGQPTPSAFLSGPLRLLEMAAKTPSNFTKNLGKSGLRVSCLGLGTWVTFGSQISDETAEDVLTVAYEHGVNLFDTAEVYAAGKAERTLGNILKSKGWRRSSYVITTKIFWGGQAETERGLSRKHIIEGLRGSLERLQLGYVDIVFANRSDPNCPMEEIVRAMTYVINQGLALYWGTSRWGAAEIMEAYSMARQFNLIPPVCEQAEHHLFQREKVEMQLPELYHKIGVGSVTWYPLACGLITSKYDGRVPDTCRASIKGYQWLKDKVQSEDGKKQQAKVMDLLPVAHQLGCTVAQLAIAWCLRSEGVSSVLLGVSSAEQLIEHLGALQVLSQLTPQTVMEIDGLLGNKPHSKK
- the KCNAB3 gene encoding voltage-gated potassium channel subunit beta-3 isoform X5 — protein: MQVSIACTEQNLRSRSSEDRLCGPRPGPGGGNGGPAGGGHGNPPGGGGSGPKARAALVPRPPAPAGALRESTGRGTGMKYRNLGKSGLRVSCLGLGTWVTFGSQISDETAEDVLTVAYEHGVNLFDTAEVYAAGKAERTLGNILKSKGWRRSSYVITTKIFWGGQAETERGLSRKHIIEEIVRAMTYVINQGLALYWGTSRWGAAEIMEAYSMARQFNLIPPVCEQAEHHLFQREKVEMQLPELYHKIGVGSVTWYPLACGLITSKYDGRVPDTCRASIKGYQWLKDKVQSEDGKKQQAKVMDLLPVAHQLGCTVAQLAIGRTLVFRDTSEIYVVTVPHQSSFFPPLAPAWCLRSEGVSSVLLGVSSAEQLIEHLGALQVLSQLTPQTVMEIDGLLGNKPHSKK
- the KCNAB3 gene encoding voltage-gated potassium channel subunit beta-3 isoform X2, translated to MQVSIACTEQNLRSRSSEDRLCGPRPGPGGGNGGPAGGGHGNPPGGGGSGPKARAALVPRPPAPAGALRESTGRGTGMKYRNLGKSGLRVSCLGLGTWVTFGSQISDETAEDVLTVAYEHGVNLFDTAEVYAAGKAERTLGNILKSKGWRRSSYVITTKIFWGGQAETERGLSRKHIIEGLRGSLERLQLGYVDIVFANRSDPNCPMEEIVRAMTYVINQGLALYWGTSRWGAAEIMEAYSMARQFNLIPPVCEQAEHHLFQREKVEMQLPELYHKIGVGSVTWYPLACGLITSKYDGRVPDTCRASIKGYQWLKDKVQSEDGKKQQAKVMDLLPVAHQLGCTVAQLAIGRTLVFRDTSEIYVVTVPHQSSFFPPLAPAWCLRSEGVSSVLLGVSSAEQLIEHLGALQVLSQLTPQTVMEIDGLLGNKPHSKK